The nucleotide sequence GTCCGCGGCACCAACGACACCGTCCACGACCTGCCGGGCCTCCCCGACGAGTTATACAAGGTCACCTCAACACTTGACATCTCTGCTAGCTCGCTGGCTCGCTGCgactgcgtgtgtgtgtgtgtcacgaACACGATTACACGAGCTGACATTGTCTGTTGGCGCGCTGTGCATATGCAGCTGAGGTACCCGGCGCCGGGCGCGCCGGGCCTGGCCAGGAGGACCAAGGAGCTCCTGGAGGGCGCCGGGTTCGGGCCGGTGAGCGAGGAGCACGGCCGCGGGCTCGACCACGGCGCCTGGGTGCCGCTGATGCTCATGTTCCCGGAGGCCGACGTCCCGGCGTGCCAGCTCTCCCTGCAGACCGGCCGCGACGGCGCCTACCACTACAACCTAGGCGCGGCGCTGGCGCCCCTCAGGGACGagggcgtcctcgtcctcggctCCGGCACCGCCACGCACAACCTCAGCCAGCTGGGGCCTCTCGATGCGCCGGTGCCGCAGTGGGCCGCCGACTTCGACGCCTGGCTCAGGGACGCGCTCCTGGACGGGAGGTAATTAATGCTGACCATGGCAAATCCGGTCGCCGTGTCTTGATCGTTTTTGTTCCTAGATTGAGTTTTGTTCGTCGCCGGCAATGGCATGGCCAGGTACGAGGACGTGAAGCGATACAAGGAGAAGGCGCCCCAGGCTGAGGTTGCGCACCCTTCGCCGGAGCACATCTACCCGCTGCACGTCGCGCTGGGCGCCGCCGGGGATGAGGCCAGGGCGGAGCTGATCCACCACAGCTGGACCAACGCCACCTTCTCCTACTCTTCGTACCGCTTCACCAAGAAGATTTGACGGCCTTAAATCATTTGGGTTGTAATAAAGATAGATTGGTTGATGCATGAGGAGCTGAACTTCTACTATTTCAAAATGTCCATTATCGAGGACATCGACTTGTGTTCACACAGATTGGCTAAAGCAGTGTGACAAGGATGGCGTCTTCTGTTATTCATCTCCTCACGCATTCACCTGCCTATGGACTTTGTATTCCTCGGCTTGCCGTACTACTTTTTTGCTCTTTGGCCTTTCCTTGCTATTTAGTTTCAGGTGTTTTCCATCGATGGATAAGTGTTTAAGTTTAGTCCAATTATTAGCTGTGGAGAGAGAACAACATGGTAGTACTATTAGGGGGTGTGTCACTCACCTCCTTGTAGAATGAGAAATAAAAAACCATGCGCTTACTCGCTCGTGTCGCCACAAAGCATTGTTGAGaaaatcgttaactggtaactgctcggttggctggcgagtaggagattaataggctaatcggtaagttaatcggccatttaattaattaatcggacgatttatcagtttatcgtctactcggtgaccctataagtagggattaatcggcaagttaactggttaatcggatgaattcttgaacagctTGCAAAAAATGAAATAATTGCTGGCTAGAATAGAAAATCTATCATCAGTCTTAGGCGTAGGTGGAGATCTATAGGGATTCTTATGTTCCTTACGTAATTGCTGATTTGGCAGTTTTTATTTGTCATTAGTTGGGGATNNNNNNNNNNNNNNNNNNNNNNNNNNNNNNNNNNNNNNNNNNNNNNNNNNNNNNNNNNNNNNNNNNNNNNNNNNNNNNNNNNNNNNNNNNNNNNNNNNNNNNNNNNNNNNNNNNNNNNNNNNNNNNNNNNNNNNNNNNNNNNNNNNNNNNNNNNNNNNNNNNNNNNNNNNNNNNNNNNNNNNNNNNNNNNNNNNNNNNNNNNNNNNNNNNNNNNNNNNNNNNNNNNNNNNNNNNNNNNNNNNNNGAGCTAGAGGGTGGATAGGATGGGTCATGACCCACCCTACAATTTCCAATTAGCATTTATATCATGGCAATAAATTATAAATATATATTTTAAAGGATAGTTTCACTGCTTGCCTACTTAGAGCAGGTACAATAGATCCTTGTCAGCGGGCTGTAAGTCTTTCCAAGTCAGCAAAATCTCAGCTGAAGGAGAGAGAAAGGAGGAAAGAGAAGGGAGCCGGCGCTTCACTTATCGCCCGGCTATAGCTCAGTTCATGAGAGAAAAGGTGAGCATGCAAGCAGTAAAAGCTGGTGCTGCTTCCTCCGATCCAATCAGCTGCGTTTCCCTCCATTCCTTGCATGCGAACAttaattgttttggccagtggagTAGCCCGTCTACAGCCAGCACTAGTGTATGAGATTTCTTTTTTGAAAGCTACAGGTGACATGGCACCGGTATAGAGCCCGTAGCCGGCTcttctattaaccatgctcttaggtggCAGCAATATTGTGGTGACAAAGAAGTGAAGAGAATACAATGTAGGTGACACTGGCCCATATGTTAGCATCGGACAAATGCACATGCCTCAAATTTCTATATACGGCTAAGCTATGGCAAGTGGTTGGATGGGGATGCATCAACGCAAAGTCCTTTCTAGCGGTGGTGGTATCTACGggtgagaaatctaccatgtagtTGCACTAAGATCCCATGCAGTCAGGGGTCCACTCTAGTTGTACGAGTACTTCCTCCCATCCTTTTTAGTTCGTGTATAAAATTTGTCTAAAGTCAAAccttataaactttgaccaagtttataaaaaatatatATGAACATTTAGAAtgtgaaatcaacaacattagatgcgTCATGACTTCACTTCTCATATTTTATAAACTTAGCATTGTAGATGTTAATagtttttcatataaatatggtcaaactttacgaagtttgacttcagacaatccTTGTATGTAGAGTAAAAAGGACTGAAGAGAGTATTTGTGTATTGTTAGCCTACCTTTTGTGAGTTTAAGTCAAACCACTAGATGGCCCTGCCTTATCAGACGTACACACTAGTATACATGCATGACGGGAAAAGGATGGaagctcctcctctctctttctctctctcacacacacacacaacaaatcCATCCTTTTTTTTTCATCTTTACTAATTTAAATGATTTATATCTTCTAAAAAattgatttcaaaactttttaTGTACTTAAACTCCTCGTAGTGGCGGAGATAGGCCTAGGGCAATTGGGGCTATAGCCCTAGGCGTAACAACAATATACTTTAGAATTCTTTCTTATACATTATGCATAACCACTGGAGTGCATCACCAAAGCTAGTTTAGCCCTAGGCGTAATCCGTTGCTAGCTTCGCTACATACTCCTGGCACAAAGACCTTTAGAAGAAGTCCAATCTTAAAATACCTATTGACTAGTATGAATTTTATTATTCAATCATATTTCCATTATGCATAACCACTGCAGGGGACCCACGCCACCCTCGGGCAACCAAATCTGGCTGCGGTCTTGTGGCGAACCCAGATCAGGCCCGGCACCTGCCCACGGAGCGTCGCCGCAGCTGTGAACCACGCTGGTGCGCGCGCGTCCCCGCGCCGCCCAAACACCTCGCCGCCCCGCAGCCATCTCGCGTCGTCCCGCGAAATAATAGAGGGCCAATTGTTCGGCAAACCATAGAGCAATTGTTCTACGGTTTGAGAACACCGCGGGTCCTCCGTTCCTGTGAGCGAGCACGAGCGCGAGATCGAGCGCCCCTGGGCCGGCGGCCACTTCGGCCCCGTCGCCCACCAAACCCGCTGGCGGTCCGTTCTGGCGCCGGCGTTCACCATGGCCTCGCAGGTCTCCCTGTCCGCGTCGTCTTTGGACGCCACCTCCTCCGTCCTCCCCTCCCGA is from Triticum aestivum cultivar Chinese Spring chromosome 3A, IWGSC CS RefSeq v2.1, whole genome shotgun sequence and encodes:
- the LOC123058862 gene encoding extradiol ring-cleavage dioxygenase; this translates as MDTFFLSHGSPAICIDERIPAHSFFKSWLPAAVAGAQAPRAVLVVSAHWETDAPAVNVVRGTNDTVHDLPGLPDELYKLRYPAPGAPGLARRTKELLEGAGFGPVSEEHGRGLDHGAWVPLMLMFPEADVPACQLSLQTGRDGAYHYNLGAALAPLRDEGVLVLGSGTATHNLSQLGPLDAPVPQWAADFDAWLRDALLDGRYEDVKRYKEKAPQAEVAHPSPEHIYPLHVALGAAGDEARAELIHHSWTNATFSYSSYRFTKKI